The Miscanthus floridulus cultivar M001 chromosome 7, ASM1932011v1, whole genome shotgun sequence genome includes a region encoding these proteins:
- the LOC136467069 gene encoding bidirectional sugar transporter SWEET15-like, which yields MAFLNMEQQTWAFTFGILGNIISLMVFLSPLPTFYRVYRKKSTEGFQSTPYVVTLFSCMLWIFYALLKSGAELLVTINGVGCVIETVYLGMYLVYAPKAARVLTAKMLLGLNVGVFGLVALVTMVLSNAGLRVHVLGWICVSVALSVFAAPLSIMRQVIRTKSVEFMPISLSFFLVLSAVIWFAYGALKKDVFVAAPNVLGFVFGVAQMALYMAYRNKKPAAAAAVVLVEEVKLPAAEHASKEVVAAVAHEVGRASCGAEVHPIDIDTLPVVEVHDPQAVVVIDVDVEPTTCAAAAAGADDRAAGVPTAPEQQPAMKPDMAIAVEA from the exons ATGGCTTTCCTCAACATGGAGCAGCAGACCTGGGCCTTCACCTTTGGTATCCTAG GTAACATAATCTCACTGATGGTGTTTCTTTCGCCGCT GCCGACCTTCTACCGCGTGTACCGCAAGAAGTCGACGGAGGGTTTCCAGTCGACGCCGTACGTGGTGACGCTCTTCAGCTGCATGCTGTGGATCTTCTACGCGCTGCTCAAGTCCGGCGCCGAGCTGCTGGTGACCATCAACGGCGTCGGCTGCGTCATCGAGACCGTGTACCTGGGTATGTATCTGGTGTACGCGCCCAAGGCCGCCCGGGTGCTGACGGCCAAGATGCTGCTGGGGCTCAACGTCGGCGTCTTCGGCCTCGTCGCGCTCGTCACCATGGTGCTCTCCAATGCCGGCCTCCGCGTGCACGTGCTCGGCTGGATCTGCGTCAGCGTCGCGCTCAGTGTCTTCGCCGCGCCGCTCAGCATCATG CGGCAGGTGATCCGGACCAAGAGCGTGGAGTTCATGCCCATCTCGCTCTCCTTCTTCCTGGTGCTCAGCGCCGTGATCTGGTTCGCGTACGGCGCGCTGAAGAAGGACGTGTTCGTGGCGGCTCCCAACGTGCTGGGCTTCGTCTTCGGCGTCGCGCAGATGGCGCTGTACATGGCGTACCGGAACAAGaagcccgcggcggcggcggcggtggtgttgGTGGAGGAGGTGAAGCTGCCGGCGGCGGAGCACGCCAGCAAGGAGGTGGTGGCCGCGGTGGCGCACGAGGTCGGCAGGGCAAGCTGCGGCGCCGAGGTGCACCCCATCGACATCGACACTCTGCCGGTGGTGGAGGTCCACGATCCACAGGCCGTCGTGGTCATCGACGTGGACGTGGAGCCTACCACCTGCGCCGCGGCTGCAGCAGGAGCTGATGACCGTGCGGCCGGCGTGCCCACGGCGCCGGAGCAGCAGCCGGCGATGAAGCCCGACATGGCCATTGCCGTGGAGGCGTAG